One genomic segment of Paenibacillus sp. FSL H8-0332 includes these proteins:
- the gnpA gene encoding 1,3-beta-galactosyl-N-acetylhexosamine phosphorylase, whose amino-acid sequence MPTPSTGSTGAFTLPGEAGYEALTLKLAERWGADVIRDSDGTQLSEEIINAGYGIYSTLCIIRDHNGWAVRNPDKLQQTFLITSPKVAVQDYISIYLLEDFFAEQFRVNDSREAFKYWQVYDRTTGAEVPKEQWNYDRESGNVVLTGITPWHKYTVSFMAYRIWEEISMYNHTTNHWDKEHLMQIDPMYPETRQYLLDWMEDWCGEHQATTVVRFTSLFYNFAWIWGSSGQNRHLFSDWGAYDFTVSARGLDLFAEHYGYSLSAEDFVNGGKYRVSHIPAEQRKLDYMAFINDFVIGFGKQLIDIVHKHGKLAYVFYDDSWVGAEPYNDRFGEFGFDGMIKCVFSGYEARLCSGVKVETHEIRLHPYLFPVGLGGAPTFMEGGNPTLDAKQYWINIRRALLREPVDRIGLGGYLHLVEPYPDFCAYIEKIADEFREIKELHRQGQPYHIKTKVAVLHSWGKLRSWTLSGHFHETYMHDLIHINEALSGLPVEVRFIDFGDIRQGVLQDVDVVINAGSAGSAWSGGDHWKDSQAVDALTEWVYKGGALIGVNQPSAVDGYDHYFRLAHVLGVDEDTGARVAHGKWAYEAQPVQGLVPDGVSIRPKDNVYLTDGAAAVIREAEGKLALTVNCFGKGKGIYLPSFAFSWENTRLLLNLIRYAGNELEETRYLPDNLYTECAYYPQSKRLVVINNSDQPQKTTIETDYGPQVVELEAFDTVIRETND is encoded by the coding sequence TTGCCGACACCATCTACAGGCTCCACAGGAGCTTTTACCCTGCCGGGGGAAGCCGGTTATGAAGCACTGACGCTGAAGCTTGCCGAACGCTGGGGGGCCGATGTCATTCGTGACAGTGACGGCACACAGTTGTCGGAAGAGATTATCAATGCCGGTTACGGCATCTATTCGACCCTGTGCATTATCCGCGACCATAACGGCTGGGCGGTGAGGAACCCGGACAAGCTGCAGCAGACCTTCCTGATTACAAGTCCGAAGGTGGCTGTGCAGGATTACATATCCATCTACCTGCTGGAGGATTTCTTCGCAGAGCAATTCAGGGTGAATGATTCCCGTGAAGCGTTCAAGTACTGGCAGGTGTACGACCGGACGACCGGGGCGGAGGTGCCGAAGGAGCAGTGGAATTATGACCGGGAATCCGGCAATGTGGTGCTGACCGGCATTACGCCTTGGCATAAATATACCGTCAGCTTCATGGCCTACCGGATCTGGGAAGAGATCTCCATGTACAACCACACGACGAATCACTGGGACAAAGAGCATCTGATGCAAATAGATCCGATGTATCCCGAGACCCGGCAGTACCTGCTGGACTGGATGGAGGACTGGTGCGGGGAGCATCAGGCGACGACAGTGGTCCGCTTCACCTCCCTGTTCTACAATTTCGCCTGGATCTGGGGCAGCAGCGGGCAGAACCGCCATCTGTTCTCGGACTGGGGGGCCTACGACTTCACGGTAAGTGCCCGGGGGCTGGATCTGTTCGCGGAGCACTACGGCTATTCGCTGAGCGCAGAGGATTTTGTGAACGGCGGCAAATACCGTGTCAGTCATATTCCGGCAGAGCAGCGTAAGCTCGACTATATGGCTTTTATCAATGATTTCGTCATCGGGTTCGGCAAGCAGTTAATTGACATTGTCCATAAGCACGGCAAGCTGGCATATGTCTTCTACGATGACAGCTGGGTGGGCGCAGAGCCATACAATGACCGCTTCGGGGAGTTCGGCTTCGACGGGATGATTAAATGCGTGTTCTCGGGCTATGAAGCCAGACTCTGCTCAGGGGTGAAGGTGGAGACGCATGAGATCCGGCTGCATCCGTATCTGTTCCCGGTTGGCCTGGGCGGCGCACCTACCTTCATGGAAGGGGGCAATCCCACGCTCGATGCGAAGCAATACTGGATTAACATCCGGCGTGCCCTCCTGCGTGAGCCGGTCGACCGGATTGGCCTGGGCGGCTATCTGCATCTGGTCGAGCCTTACCCGGATTTCTGTGCGTACATTGAGAAGATTGCGGATGAATTCAGGGAGATCAAGGAGCTGCACCGGCAGGGGCAGCCTTATCACATCAAGACTAAGGTAGCTGTTCTGCACTCGTGGGGCAAGCTGCGGTCATGGACCCTGTCGGGCCACTTCCATGAGACGTATATGCATGACCTGATTCATATTAATGAGGCCTTGTCCGGCTTGCCGGTGGAGGTGCGCTTCATCGACTTCGGGGATATCCGCCAAGGGGTATTGCAGGATGTGGATGTGGTGATCAATGCAGGCAGCGCCGGTTCAGCATGGAGCGGCGGGGACCACTGGAAGGACAGCCAGGCAGTGGATGCCTTGACGGAATGGGTATATAAGGGCGGTGCGCTTATCGGAGTGAATCAGCCTTCCGCCGTGGACGGCTATGATCACTACTTCCGGCTGGCGCATGTTCTCGGGGTGGATGAGGACACCGGCGCGCGGGTAGCGCATGGTAAGTGGGCTTATGAGGCTCAGCCGGTGCAGGGTCTGGTGCCGGATGGCGTCAGCATCCGGCCGAAGGACAATGTCTATCTGACCGACGGGGCTGCTGCCGTGATTCGTGAGGCAGAGGGCAAGCTGGCCTTGACGGTGAATTGCTTCGGGAAAGGGAAGGGCATTTACCTGCCGTCCTTTGCCTTCAGCTGGGAGAATACCCGCCTGCTGCTGAATCTGATCCGCTATGCCGGCAATGAGCTGGAGGAGACCCGCTACCTCCCGGATAATCTTTATACTGAGTGTGCGTATTATCCGCAGAGTAAGCGCCTGGTTGTGATTAACAATAGCGACCAGCCTCAGAAGACCACCATCGAGACGGACTACGGTCCGCAGGTTGTGGAGCTGGAAGCTTTTGATACGGTGATTCGGGAAACGAATGACTAA
- a CDS encoding AraC family transcriptional regulator has protein sequence MPGSARFRQSIAFIEEHLHEEIPLEQAAQAGYTSLMQLYRDFYTYTGHSVKEYIRKRKLSVALGMIRSSQRPLAEIAYACGYSSQQALCKYVKLATSLTPLAYQKNTACYFFPRFDSEAVRQVTVSTEILPATIHMKYYSTKHGGIEQQARSASSSTAATIPAEHGWNGGKRLRWPGIAAFRFCRLPPAGMRCLRAAALVTGECLSRFWRAGYRRADGAGRGRLLLQPMRQ, from the coding sequence ATGCCAGGGTCCGCCCGATTCAGACAATCCATCGCCTTCATCGAGGAACATCTGCATGAGGAGATTCCGCTTGAACAAGCTGCGCAGGCCGGATACACTTCGCTGATGCAGCTGTACCGTGACTTCTATACCTACACCGGACACTCGGTCAAAGAGTACATCCGCAAGCGCAAGCTCTCGGTGGCGCTCGGGATGATCAGGAGCTCACAGCGTCCGCTTGCCGAGATTGCATACGCCTGCGGCTACAGCTCCCAGCAAGCCTTATGCAAGTATGTGAAATTAGCCACAAGCCTGACCCCGCTAGCCTATCAAAAAAATACTGCCTGTTATTTCTTCCCCAGATTCGACAGTGAAGCCGTCCGGCAGGTAACCGTCAGTACAGAGATCCTTCCTGCGACCATACATATGAAATACTATTCAACCAAGCACGGCGGCATTGAACAGCAAGCACGTTCTGCGTCATCCAGCACGGCTGCCACTATACCTGCGGAGCACGGCTGGAACGGGGGCAAGCGATTGCGCTGGCCGGGGATAGCGGCCTTCAGATTCTGCAGGCTCCCGCCGGCAGGTATGCGGTGCTTGAGAGCAGCAGCTTTAGTGACCGGGGAATGTTTATCGCGCTTTTGGAGAGCTGGGTACAGGAGAGCGGATGGAGCAGGGAGGGGGCGCTTGCTTTTACAACCTATGAGACAGTAG
- a CDS encoding GyrI-like domain-containing protein — MNLSKQAVEGYSPRVKPAILRMVEELKQMEMSSEVHVEQVTELCSIVDRPEMKVVGIALPISYESRGYGGYYDSGQAGGTINDYFYTKKLAAEGEIALLSSLIEHQIKGREIVTVRTEVQGDGNYKVIVGMEVSSFEGLPAHLPEYTETLTVPACRYAKVLINESKSAGRTGYEERMHADEYFVGEFRKDTGYVYNPAGLSFNTYDQSGDILTKYEPVILPGNTAEQFSSLRFKPVTLPEMKIACSMTLPEDEEFVITKYFGVQDQVFATGAARYYLHDYYGFPVNSGEEGKVNSCFGTRVSSFDGLPDSVEKVTVPGGIYLHITQLEVNGDNPGIPYDAAFNHLEELYLSAHPEYTRDWSRHVIARFRQANCASVFVPLAAE, encoded by the coding sequence ATGAATCTGAGTAAGCAAGCAGTTGAAGGCTATAGTCCCCGTGTGAAGCCGGCAATCCTGAGAATGGTGGAGGAGCTGAAGCAGATGGAGATGTCGAGTGAGGTTCATGTAGAGCAGGTTACGGAGCTGTGCAGCATTGTGGACAGGCCGGAAATGAAGGTCGTGGGGATTGCGCTGCCGATATCGTATGAGAGCCGGGGCTATGGGGGGTATTATGATTCCGGGCAGGCGGGCGGTACGATTAATGATTACTTTTATACGAAAAAGCTGGCGGCAGAAGGAGAGATTGCACTGCTCTCCAGTCTGATAGAGCACCAAATTAAGGGCCGGGAGATCGTCACAGTACGCACCGAGGTTCAGGGGGATGGCAACTACAAAGTGATTGTGGGCATGGAGGTGAGCAGCTTCGAGGGGCTGCCTGCGCATTTGCCGGAGTATACGGAGACGCTGACCGTACCCGCTTGCCGGTATGCCAAGGTTCTGATCAATGAATCGAAAAGTGCCGGGCGGACCGGCTACGAGGAACGGATGCACGCCGATGAATATTTCGTGGGTGAATTCCGCAAGGATACGGGTTATGTCTATAATCCCGCTGGCCTTAGCTTCAATACATATGACCAGTCCGGTGATATTCTTACCAAATACGAGCCGGTGATCCTGCCGGGGAATACGGCCGAACAGTTCAGCTCCCTGCGCTTCAAGCCGGTGACGCTGCCGGAGATGAAGATTGCCTGCAGCATGACGCTGCCGGAGGATGAGGAGTTTGTGATTACCAAATATTTTGGCGTGCAGGATCAGGTGTTCGCCACCGGGGCAGCGCGGTATTACCTGCATGACTATTACGGCTTCCCGGTGAACAGCGGGGAGGAAGGGAAGGTGAATTCCTGCTTCGGCACAAGAGTCAGCAGCTTCGATGGCCTTCCTGATAGTGTGGAGAAGGTAACTGTACCCGGGGGCATCTATCTGCATATTACCCAGCTTGAGGTGAACGGCGATAATCCGGGCATCCCGTACGATGCCGCGTTCAATCATCTGGAGGAGCTGTACCTGAGCGCCCACCCTGAGTATACGCGCGACTGGAGCAGGCATGTGATTGCCCGGTTCCGCCAGGCGAACTGTGCCTCTGTCTTTGTCCCGCTTGCTGCTGAATAA
- the yaaA gene encoding peroxide stress protein YaaA, with protein MRIIISPAKKMKTDTDFLESRQAPQFLSESQTLLALLRKLSYAEAKALWKCNDAIAALNMQRIEEMDLTRNLTPAIFAYEGIQYQYMAPGIFQTEELDYLQQHLRILSGFYGIVRPFDGVVPYRLEMQAKLGGPGFSTLYEFWNRRLADQLFAESDTIVNLASKEYSKCISPYLRSHVRMVSVVFGQEIGGKVVERATLVKMARGEMVRFMAEQQITSVEEIQGFSGFDFRYEAALSDENTYVFVQAKHDKE; from the coding sequence ATGAGAATCATCATTTCACCTGCCAAAAAGATGAAGACGGACACGGATTTCCTGGAATCCCGCCAGGCTCCGCAGTTCTTAAGTGAGTCACAGACGCTCCTGGCCCTGCTCCGTAAGCTCAGTTACGCAGAAGCCAAGGCGCTGTGGAAATGCAATGATGCTATTGCTGCGCTGAATATGCAGCGGATTGAAGAGATGGACCTCACCCGGAATCTGACCCCGGCGATCTTCGCCTATGAGGGCATCCAGTACCAGTACATGGCGCCGGGGATTTTTCAGACGGAGGAGCTGGACTATCTGCAGCAGCATTTGCGGATACTGTCCGGGTTCTATGGCATTGTCCGGCCGTTCGACGGGGTGGTCCCTTACAGGCTGGAGATGCAGGCCAAGCTGGGCGGGCCGGGCTTCAGTACCCTCTATGAGTTCTGGAACAGAAGATTAGCGGACCAGCTGTTCGCGGAGAGTGACACTATAGTGAATCTAGCCTCCAAGGAATACAGCAAGTGCATCTCTCCGTACTTGAGGAGCCATGTCCGGATGGTTAGCGTTGTATTCGGGCAGGAGATCGGCGGCAAGGTGGTGGAGCGGGCGACGCTGGTCAAAATGGCCAGAGGCGAGATGGTCCGGTTCATGGCGGAGCAGCAGATTACCAGCGTCGAGGAGATTCAGGGCTTCAGCGGGTTTGATTTCCGGTATGAAGCGGCCTTGTCGGACGAGAACACGTATGTGTTCGTTCAGGCCAAGCATGACAAAGAGTAG